Proteins encoded in a region of the Isosphaeraceae bacterium EP7 genome:
- a CDS encoding ATP-grasp domain-containing protein: MATNVLILGASVRAAAQSARDAGFSPSGIDFYADRDLRRLGPSIRLDQDFSPADIERMARSLPTGPFLYTGPLENRPDLIDQLVRDRPLWGQPGDVLKEVRDPERLARGLASSGFCYPDIAQTVPVDTGPWLLKPYASGGGLGIEHWDARQNDSIADGFYLQRLVVGTPLSAIFLGDGNRTRLVGLTRQILSNGPNPFLYLGSVGPWQVSPVVRTEILRLGGFLATNFHLRGIFGVDLIQDEESFAVIEVNPRYTSSVEILEWTTGSSLLVEHARCFKPNPSVGNPRVRPAVSFAAKRTILASRDWVMPATDLPLIPDSGPLPGCWLSDLPEPGEPFEAGQPVLTVNVTGRTAIEVLDALDDQLAGWTRSLGLGPDEAFC; the protein is encoded by the coding sequence TTGGCAACCAATGTCCTGATCCTGGGTGCCAGCGTGCGTGCCGCGGCCCAGTCGGCCCGAGACGCCGGTTTCTCACCGTCGGGCATCGACTTTTATGCCGACCGCGACCTCAGGCGGCTAGGTCCGTCGATTCGACTCGACCAGGATTTCTCCCCGGCCGACATCGAGCGCATGGCCCGGTCACTACCGACCGGACCGTTCCTCTACACAGGACCGCTGGAGAACCGGCCCGACCTCATCGATCAGCTCGTCCGCGACCGCCCGCTCTGGGGCCAGCCGGGTGATGTGCTGAAGGAAGTCCGCGATCCCGAACGCCTGGCCCGCGGACTGGCCTCGAGCGGGTTTTGCTACCCGGACATCGCCCAGACCGTGCCCGTCGATACCGGCCCATGGCTCCTGAAACCTTACGCATCCGGGGGTGGGTTGGGGATCGAGCACTGGGACGCTCGCCAAAATGATTCGATCGCGGACGGCTTCTACCTCCAGCGCCTGGTCGTCGGGACACCTCTCTCAGCGATTTTTCTCGGCGACGGAAACCGAACCCGGCTCGTCGGATTGACGCGTCAGATCCTATCGAACGGGCCGAATCCGTTCCTCTATCTGGGCAGCGTCGGCCCATGGCAGGTCTCGCCGGTTGTGCGTACCGAAATCCTCCGACTTGGGGGATTTCTGGCGACCAATTTTCATCTGCGGGGAATCTTCGGGGTCGATCTCATCCAGGACGAGGAATCGTTCGCGGTCATCGAAGTGAACCCTCGGTACACATCCTCGGTCGAGATCCTGGAATGGACGACCGGCTCGAGCCTCCTGGTCGAGCATGCCCGCTGCTTCAAGCCCAATCCGAGTGTCGGTAACCCCCGAGTTCGGCCGGCGGTCTCATTCGCCGCGAAAAGAACGATCCTCGCTTCCCGCGACTGGGTCATGCCGGCGACTGATCTGCCGCTGATTCCAGATTCGGGCCCATTGCCGGGTTGCTGGCTCTCGGATTTGCCGGAACCTGGCGAGCCCTTCGAGGCAGGTCAGCCGGTGCTGACGGTGAATGTCACCGGACGAACCGCAATCGAAGTGCTCGATGCCCTCGATGATCAACTCGCAGGCTGGACCAGATCGCTGGGCCTCGGACCGGACGAGGCATTCTGCTGA
- the smpB gene encoding SsrA-binding protein SmpB — MAKNDGSKAKSKSKDDEEAIKIVARNRRARYEYDLLETVEAGIVLTGTEVKSLRTGKASLDEAYADVSKGEVWLLGCDIPEYLQANRMNHKPKRPRKLLLHKTEIAKLGTKSSERGLTIVPLKIYFKKGIAKVEISIAKGRKLHDKREAVKKQDAKREMDRATKRE, encoded by the coding sequence ATGGCTAAGAACGACGGTTCCAAGGCGAAATCCAAGTCGAAGGACGACGAGGAAGCGATCAAGATCGTGGCCCGAAATCGGCGGGCCCGATATGAGTACGACCTCCTCGAGACGGTCGAGGCCGGAATCGTCCTGACGGGGACCGAGGTGAAGAGCCTGCGAACTGGCAAGGCAAGCCTGGACGAAGCCTACGCGGATGTCAGCAAAGGTGAGGTCTGGCTCCTCGGGTGCGATATCCCGGAGTATCTCCAGGCCAACCGGATGAACCACAAGCCCAAGCGGCCCCGCAAGTTGTTGCTGCACAAGACCGAGATTGCCAAGCTCGGCACCAAGTCGTCCGAGCGTGGCTTGACCATCGTGCCGCTGAAGATCTACTTCAAGAAGGGGATCGCCAAGGTCGAAATCTCGATCGCCAAAGGCCGCAAGCTTCACGACAAGCGAGAGGCGGTCAAGAAGCAAGATGCCAAGCGAGAGATGGATCGGGCAACCAAGCGAGAATGA
- the fae gene encoding formaldehyde-activating enzyme encodes MASDYTLLVGEALSGDGNEIAHIDLLVGTKDGPVGAAFAAALANQSAGHSNLLAVLTPNLAVKPATLLVTKVTIKGMKQAVQMFGPAQYAVAKAVADCLAEGTIPKDQAEKLVIICGVFIHPAADDNAKILKYNYDATKLSIERAFKSSPSADEVIAGKDTAKHPFA; translated from the coding sequence ATGGCCAGCGACTACACCCTCCTCGTCGGCGAGGCCCTCTCGGGCGACGGCAACGAAATCGCCCACATCGACCTCCTCGTCGGCACCAAGGACGGTCCGGTCGGAGCCGCATTCGCCGCCGCCCTGGCCAATCAGTCGGCCGGTCACTCGAACCTGCTGGCCGTGCTCACCCCCAACCTCGCGGTGAAGCCCGCCACCCTGCTCGTCACCAAGGTGACGATCAAGGGGATGAAGCAGGCCGTCCAGATGTTCGGGCCGGCCCAGTACGCCGTCGCCAAGGCGGTCGCCGACTGCCTCGCCGAGGGGACCATCCCCAAGGATCAGGCCGAGAAGCTCGTCATCATCTGCGGTGTGTTCATTCACCCCGCCGCCGACGACAACGCCAAGATCCTCAAGTACAACTACGACGCCACCAAGCTCTCCATCGAGCGGGCGTTCAAGAGCTCCCCGTCCGCCGACGAAGTCATCGCCGGCAAGGACACCGCCAAGCACCCGTTCGCCTGA
- a CDS encoding LL-diaminopimelate aminotransferase yields the protein MATTPFAKAERLQKLPPYLFAEIDRKKKAAIAAGRDVINLGVGDPDRPTPRPIIESLQRNVENPSFHQYALDQGAPELRESIAKFCKKRYGIDVDPATEILPLIGSKEGIAHFPLAVLNPGDISLVPDPCYPVYRSSSMFAGADVYTMPLERGRGFKPDLDAIPADIYTRARLLFLNYPNNPTGGTADLPFFERVVEVAKAHHLVVAQDAAYNEMYFETPAPSMLQIPGAKEHVIEFHSLSKTFNMTGWRVGFAIGAAPLIAALGQVKANTDSGIFTAIQFAAKTALDEYDTIVPPLRAVYRERRDAFVAGLKKLGWDVPTPEATFYVWIPCPAGYTSTTLCARLLEEADVVTTPGLGFGRTADQFIRAALTVETPRLLEAVDRIGKLKL from the coding sequence ATGGCGACCACTCCCTTCGCGAAGGCCGAACGACTCCAGAAGCTTCCCCCCTATCTGTTCGCGGAGATCGATCGGAAGAAGAAGGCCGCTATCGCCGCCGGCCGCGACGTGATCAACCTGGGGGTCGGCGATCCCGACCGGCCCACCCCCCGTCCGATCATCGAGAGCCTCCAGCGCAACGTCGAGAACCCGAGCTTCCACCAGTACGCCCTCGACCAGGGCGCGCCCGAGCTGCGCGAGTCGATCGCCAAGTTTTGCAAGAAGCGGTACGGCATCGACGTCGACCCGGCCACCGAGATCCTGCCGCTCATCGGCTCGAAGGAGGGGATTGCCCACTTCCCTCTGGCGGTCCTGAACCCCGGCGACATCAGCCTGGTGCCCGACCCCTGCTACCCGGTCTACCGCAGCAGCAGCATGTTCGCCGGGGCCGACGTCTACACAATGCCCCTCGAACGCGGGCGCGGGTTTAAGCCGGACCTAGACGCGATCCCCGCCGACATCTACACGCGTGCAAGGCTCCTCTTCCTCAACTATCCGAACAATCCGACGGGCGGCACGGCCGACCTGCCGTTCTTCGAGCGGGTGGTCGAGGTCGCCAAGGCTCATCATCTCGTCGTGGCGCAAGATGCCGCGTACAACGAGATGTACTTCGAGACGCCCGCCCCCAGCATGCTGCAGATCCCCGGGGCGAAAGAGCACGTCATCGAATTCCACAGCCTCTCGAAGACGTTCAACATGACCGGCTGGCGGGTGGGCTTCGCAATCGGTGCCGCTCCGCTCATCGCCGCGCTCGGGCAGGTCAAGGCGAATACCGACTCGGGCATCTTCACCGCGATCCAGTTCGCCGCCAAGACGGCGCTCGACGAGTACGACACCATCGTCCCGCCCCTTCGCGCCGTCTACCGGGAGCGGCGTGATGCCTTCGTCGCCGGCCTGAAGAAGCTCGGCTGGGATGTCCCGACCCCCGAAGCGACGTTCTACGTCTGGATCCCCTGCCCCGCGGGATACACGTCCACCACCCTGTGCGCCCGCCTGCTCGAGGAGGCCGACGTGGTGACGACCCCGGGGCTCGGCTTCGGCCGGACTGCCGACCAGTTCATCCGAGCGGCCCTGACCGTCGAGACGCCCCGGCTCCTCGAAGCGGTCGACCGCATCGGCAAGCTGAAACTCTGA
- a CDS encoding DUF6370 family protein codes for MKKLFSMLAVAALASSLGLVALAAEDKTITGEGQCAKCSLKETPKCQNVIVTEEDGKKITYYLAKNDVSDKFHKNVCQEIKKVKATGTVKEEDGKKVLTVSKIEVVED; via the coding sequence ATGAAGAAGCTTTTCTCGATGCTCGCCGTCGCGGCCCTGGCCTCGTCCCTGGGCCTCGTCGCCCTGGCCGCCGAAGACAAGACGATCACCGGCGAGGGCCAGTGCGCCAAGTGCTCGCTCAAGGAAACCCCGAAGTGTCAGAACGTGATCGTCACCGAGGAAGACGGCAAGAAGATCACCTACTACCTGGCCAAGAATGACGTCAGCGACAAGTTCCACAAGAACGTCTGCCAGGAGATCAAGAAGGTCAAGGCGACCGGCACCGTCAAGGAAGAGGACGGCAAGAAGGTCCTGACCGTCTCCAAGATCGAAGTCGTCGAAGACTGA
- the folK gene encoding 2-amino-4-hydroxy-6-hydroxymethyldihydropteridine diphosphokinase encodes MSTFALIGLGSNVGDREATLGRAVAALGRLPGTRLHSFSRHHTTAPVGGPGGQGEFLNAAALLRTSLSARDLLGSLHEIERSEGRERIVHWGERTLDLDLLLHGDSVIDEADLVVPHPRMSVRRFVLAPAVEIAPRLVDPLTGRTLDRLLANLDRRPTQISILAPPGPPTASLIEALAGHFGSSLVRGPSCGIDSGETLATEADESRFRSAFDDFLEGNRIESTPEPIGGASLLLNLAWYDQFAVIAQRRYASNPCRLLPFLDAWKRGRAFLRAPTFVIFWDPPWPGPGENLEGRSAEGWLGLAPAYRSHLASRLRTDPVLHVRSPRLGDAVEEAVAAFAASRG; translated from the coding sequence ATGTCGACCTTCGCCTTGATCGGTCTGGGGAGCAATGTCGGCGACCGCGAGGCCACCCTGGGCCGCGCGGTCGCCGCCCTCGGCCGCCTGCCGGGTACGCGACTCCACTCGTTCAGCCGCCATCACACCACCGCGCCGGTCGGTGGGCCCGGCGGGCAGGGCGAGTTCCTCAATGCCGCCGCGTTGCTGCGGACGTCGCTCTCCGCGCGGGATTTGCTCGGCTCACTCCACGAGATCGAACGCTCGGAGGGACGCGAGCGCATTGTTCACTGGGGTGAGCGGACGCTCGACCTGGATTTGCTCCTCCACGGCGACTCCGTCATCGACGAGGCCGACCTGGTTGTCCCGCATCCGAGGATGTCGGTCCGTCGATTCGTGCTCGCGCCGGCCGTCGAGATCGCCCCCAGGTTGGTCGACCCGCTCACGGGACGCACCCTCGATCGGCTGCTGGCGAACCTCGACCGGCGGCCGACCCAGATCTCAATCCTGGCCCCGCCCGGCCCGCCGACCGCCTCGCTCATCGAGGCCTTGGCGGGGCATTTCGGGTCATCCCTGGTCCGTGGACCTTCGTGCGGGATCGATTCCGGCGAGACGTTGGCGACTGAAGCCGACGAGTCGAGATTCCGATCGGCGTTCGACGACTTCCTGGAGGGGAATCGGATCGAATCGACGCCCGAGCCGATAGGCGGGGCATCGCTCCTCCTCAACCTCGCGTGGTACGATCAATTTGCGGTGATCGCGCAGCGGCGTTATGCCTCGAATCCGTGCCGCCTCCTGCCATTTCTCGATGCCTGGAAGCGTGGCCGGGCGTTCCTGAGGGCTCCGACCTTCGTCATCTTTTGGGATCCGCCCTGGCCCGGCCCTGGCGAGAATCTCGAGGGGCGGTCGGCGGAGGGCTGGCTTGGATTAGCGCCCGCATACCGTTCGCATTTGGCGTCTCGGTTGCGGACGGATCCGGTCCTGCACGTTCGTTCGCCGCGTCTTGGCGACGCGGTCGAGGAGGCGGTCGCCGCCTTCGCCGCGTCGCGAGGTTGA
- a CDS encoding tetratricopeptide repeat protein produces the protein MSRSTRWLLPVVLASLAMISASATRADDPAKAADEQAIKPEERPKLLTRPGEDAPEPFVPLKPRTSQDRKRIESLRDYTSARAYEDRRQLAEAVTLLEKALANDPGANAIVRRLAKLNRALGRNEAFIETSRKAIQADPNDAETISLLVTYYAVRKNDPAAAEAFLNETLANPNLDRKAPPFLLIQNDLGRLYAGPLRKVEKAADAYAIVMAALDDRAAIAFTNADLRRILGVSEANTYLEFGRVFLTAGRVPLAIQAFERGLTYDPDHPLIPLILAETQLDNKQGAAALAVIDRYLKRQPSGREPYDLLVKILESLKRDAEILPHLERSSANDPKNLALRALLADRFRLAGQVDKANAIYKELLAAQPDLQGVALVFTTLLKEKKTEELLKVLETALTRLNRIELLKPQIDELIADSAYTDDVLDTGLKMLSADPPSLGQRAWLVLINIASTAEKNDKYLALLRWSLDRTPSPLVYREMMRTLATAEKYDEAEAAFNDLIKKFPDERNARSLTELCRVRLQAGKAEQALEAAREALKLEPNDEEALRLTSLALLRLGKADEALATIQDVLKKSPNNLELSFTYGTLLTQVGRLEEAATFYKELIDRNAGNEELIKLARSTLSTVYSSLGDFPKAEAELETLLEKEPDDPGINNDLGYLYADQGKNLDRAESMVRKALQEKPDEAAYLDSLGWVLFKQGKPEDALSPLEKAAATARGATDVVIMEHLGDAYFQLKSFAKAKDAWKKAEAAAGKAVPPDKRLAELRKKLETLDKLGNSPKNSTGENP, from the coding sequence ATGTCGCGCTCGACCCGTTGGCTTCTCCCGGTGGTCCTGGCATCCTTGGCGATGATCTCGGCTTCCGCGACCCGCGCCGACGACCCAGCCAAGGCCGCCGATGAACAAGCGATCAAGCCCGAGGAGCGGCCCAAGCTGCTCACTCGGCCGGGCGAAGACGCGCCCGAGCCGTTCGTGCCGCTGAAGCCGCGGACCTCGCAGGACCGTAAACGGATCGAGTCGCTGCGAGACTACACGTCGGCCCGCGCCTACGAGGACCGCCGGCAACTTGCCGAGGCGGTAACCCTCCTCGAGAAGGCGCTCGCCAACGATCCGGGCGCGAATGCGATTGTTCGCCGGCTGGCCAAGCTGAATCGGGCGCTCGGGCGCAACGAGGCGTTCATCGAGACCAGCCGCAAAGCGATCCAGGCCGACCCCAATGACGCCGAGACGATCAGCCTGCTGGTCACCTATTACGCCGTACGTAAGAACGACCCGGCCGCGGCCGAGGCGTTCCTGAACGAGACGCTGGCCAACCCCAACCTCGATCGCAAGGCGCCCCCCTTCCTCCTGATCCAGAATGACCTCGGCCGGCTCTACGCAGGCCCTCTCAGGAAGGTCGAGAAGGCCGCTGATGCCTACGCGATCGTGATGGCGGCGCTCGACGATCGGGCCGCGATCGCCTTCACCAATGCAGACCTGAGGCGGATCCTGGGCGTCAGCGAGGCGAATACCTATCTCGAATTCGGCCGAGTCTTTCTGACGGCCGGCCGGGTTCCCCTGGCCATCCAGGCGTTCGAGCGGGGGCTGACGTATGACCCCGACCACCCGCTCATCCCCCTGATCCTGGCCGAGACCCAACTCGACAATAAGCAGGGCGCGGCGGCCCTCGCCGTAATCGATCGTTACCTCAAGCGACAGCCCTCGGGTCGCGAGCCCTATGACCTGCTCGTCAAGATCCTCGAATCGCTGAAACGCGACGCCGAGATTCTGCCCCATCTGGAGCGTTCCTCCGCGAATGATCCCAAGAATCTCGCCCTCCGCGCGCTGCTCGCCGACCGCTTCCGCCTCGCCGGCCAGGTCGATAAAGCGAATGCAATCTACAAAGAATTGCTCGCGGCGCAGCCCGACCTGCAGGGAGTCGCCCTCGTCTTCACGACGCTCCTGAAGGAGAAGAAGACCGAGGAACTGCTGAAGGTCCTGGAGACGGCCCTGACCAGGCTCAACCGGATCGAGCTGCTGAAGCCGCAGATCGACGAGCTGATCGCCGACTCGGCCTACACCGACGACGTCCTGGATACCGGCCTGAAGATGCTCTCGGCCGACCCGCCCTCGCTGGGGCAGAGGGCCTGGCTCGTCCTGATCAATATCGCGTCGACGGCCGAAAAGAACGACAAATATCTGGCCCTGCTCCGCTGGTCGTTGGATCGGACACCGTCGCCCCTGGTGTATCGCGAGATGATGAGGACGCTGGCGACGGCCGAGAAGTATGACGAGGCCGAGGCCGCCTTCAACGACCTGATCAAGAAATTTCCCGATGAGCGTAATGCCCGCTCCCTGACGGAACTTTGTCGGGTCCGGTTGCAAGCCGGCAAGGCCGAGCAGGCGCTCGAAGCCGCCCGCGAGGCCCTGAAGCTGGAGCCCAACGACGAGGAGGCCCTGCGGCTCACGTCGCTGGCCCTGCTCCGCCTCGGCAAGGCCGACGAGGCCCTGGCGACGATCCAGGACGTCTTGAAGAAGTCGCCCAACAACCTCGAGCTGTCATTCACCTACGGCACCTTGCTGACCCAGGTTGGCCGGCTGGAAGAGGCCGCGACGTTCTACAAAGAGCTGATCGACCGCAACGCGGGCAATGAGGAGCTGATCAAGCTGGCCCGCTCCACGCTCTCCACCGTCTACAGCAGCCTGGGCGACTTCCCCAAGGCCGAGGCCGAGTTGGAGACGCTGCTGGAGAAGGAGCCCGACGACCCCGGGATTAACAACGACCTGGGTTACCTCTACGCCGATCAGGGTAAGAACCTGGATCGCGCGGAGTCGATGGTCCGCAAGGCACTCCAGGAAAAGCCCGACGAAGCCGCCTATCTCGACAGCCTGGGCTGGGTGCTCTTCAAGCAAGGCAAGCCCGAAGACGCCCTATCCCCGCTGGAGAAGGCCGCAGCCACCGCCCGGGGCGCGACCGACGTGGTGATCATGGAGCACCTCGGCGACGCTTACTTCCAGCTCAAGTCGTTCGCCAAGGCGAAGGACGCCTGGAAGAAGGCCGAGGCGGCCGCCGGCAAGGCCGTCCCCCCCGACAAGCGTCTGGCCGAATTACGCAAGAAACTCGAGACGCTCGATAAGCTCGGAAATAGCCCGAAAAACTCGACGGGCGAGAACCCGTGA
- a CDS encoding radical SAM protein, with translation MISPTDAKLAARLKPLALRPPGTLLVNEVYRSIQGEGLYAGLPCTFIRLTACHLRCSYCDSRYSFGQGDLVALDELVGRALALGDTVVEVTGGEPLLQAEVYPLMHQLVEAGRKVLLETSGAVGIEQVPPGVHVILDLKTPGSGEHEANLWSNLELLKPTDELKFVICDRRDFDWSLNAIGEHALIERCAVLMSPAFGLVNPTDLAAWILESGRPIRLQIQLHKQLWAPDARGV, from the coding sequence GTGATCTCCCCGACCGATGCGAAACTCGCCGCCAGATTGAAGCCGCTCGCCCTCAGGCCACCCGGGACCCTGCTCGTCAACGAGGTTTACCGGAGCATCCAGGGCGAAGGGCTGTATGCGGGGCTCCCATGCACCTTCATCCGGCTGACCGCCTGTCACCTTCGTTGCAGCTATTGCGATAGCCGATACTCGTTCGGCCAGGGAGACCTCGTCGCGCTGGACGAACTCGTCGGCCGAGCCCTCGCGCTGGGGGATACGGTCGTCGAAGTCACGGGCGGCGAGCCTCTGCTTCAAGCGGAGGTTTACCCTCTCATGCACCAACTCGTCGAAGCCGGCCGCAAGGTTTTGCTAGAGACCAGTGGCGCAGTTGGCATCGAGCAGGTGCCACCCGGAGTTCATGTCATCCTCGATCTGAAGACGCCCGGTTCGGGGGAGCACGAGGCGAACCTCTGGTCGAATCTCGAACTCCTGAAACCGACGGACGAATTGAAGTTCGTCATCTGCGATCGTCGAGATTTCGATTGGTCGCTCAACGCGATTGGCGAGCATGCGTTGATCGAACGCTGTGCCGTGCTGATGAGCCCCGCATTCGGGCTGGTCAACCCGACGGACTTAGCCGCCTGGATCCTCGAGTCCGGGCGTCCCATCCGCCTCCAGATCCAGCTTCACAAGCAGCTCTGGGCCCCCGATGCCCGGGGCGTTTGA
- a CDS encoding redoxin domain-containing protein produces MTKKRLRIFLLTAITCCGRALADEPNRPTPSPTESNPATPAAGHSLHGDAFNEGPRQAAALLPGMGKVHFAVTTQIPQAQAFVDQGVAQLHSFYYYESERSFRQAAKLDPGCPMVYWGMAMANVNNPKRARGFLAEALTRAGKTKPSRREELYIESLGALFASEQVDKGARQNFLLGLETIVQEFPDDFNARAWLAMATWQSSQDDGIGSRQAIDMLIESVIRDEPVHPGAHHYRIHLWDGKKPARAEKSAGLYAGTAPGIAHAWHMPGHTYTSLNRFADAAYQQEGSARVDHAAMARDGTMPFQIFNYAHNNQWLATSLSHVGRVRESVEVARNLVEQPRDPANNGPKDGGSAQRVGRLRWAEVLARYELWDDLLGAIESRQIDWSDLPEEAALKAYHLGLAYAAKGDKDKLGAQLNALIAATPKPDKPADASKKGEEPRNSNAPLIAELEGHRALLNADLSAAFERFGKAGRMRPESLARAQLAARNFGFAESTAKKAVENNPSQIPPLAALVEVLHACGKEPEAREAYRKLTALARNADKELPVMSRLATFTKVWETTPPGETQETGRIDLTTLGPLGWEPNSAAPIELADTSGATWSLSSRAGRNVIVLFFLGGKCPHCMQQLQLFGKELEAFGKLNTDIVAVSTDDVEATRALKTNAEGVNFPMPILSNPSLDRFKAYKVFDDFEDVPLHGTFFIDAKGKVRHSRVSADPFLDVDFLKGEIERINRILKFEAGSQAAR; encoded by the coding sequence ATGACGAAGAAACGCTTGCGGATTTTCCTGCTGACGGCGATCACATGTTGCGGCAGAGCCCTCGCCGACGAGCCGAACAGGCCAACTCCCTCGCCCACGGAATCAAATCCAGCCACGCCGGCCGCGGGGCACTCGCTGCACGGGGATGCGTTCAACGAAGGCCCGCGCCAGGCCGCGGCCTTGCTCCCCGGCATGGGCAAGGTCCACTTCGCGGTGACCACCCAGATCCCTCAGGCTCAGGCGTTCGTGGATCAAGGAGTCGCCCAACTCCACTCATTCTATTACTACGAATCCGAGCGATCCTTCCGCCAGGCCGCCAAGCTCGATCCCGGTTGCCCCATGGTCTACTGGGGCATGGCGATGGCGAACGTGAACAACCCGAAGCGGGCCCGAGGGTTCCTGGCCGAGGCACTCACCCGCGCCGGCAAGACGAAGCCGTCGCGTCGCGAGGAACTCTACATCGAGTCCCTCGGTGCCCTTTTCGCCTCGGAGCAGGTCGACAAGGGGGCCAGGCAGAATTTCCTGCTCGGCCTGGAAACGATCGTTCAGGAATTCCCAGACGACTTCAATGCGCGTGCCTGGCTGGCGATGGCGACCTGGCAATCGAGCCAGGACGACGGGATCGGCAGCCGTCAGGCCATCGACATGCTCATCGAAAGCGTCATCCGCGACGAGCCGGTACACCCTGGGGCCCACCACTACCGGATCCACCTCTGGGACGGCAAGAAACCAGCCCGCGCCGAGAAATCGGCGGGCCTCTACGCGGGAACCGCGCCCGGCATCGCACATGCCTGGCATATGCCAGGCCACACCTACACCAGCCTGAATCGGTTCGCCGACGCCGCCTATCAGCAGGAAGGCTCGGCCCGGGTCGACCACGCCGCGATGGCTCGCGACGGCACGATGCCGTTCCAGATCTTCAACTACGCGCATAACAACCAGTGGTTGGCGACCAGCCTGAGCCACGTCGGCCGGGTCCGCGAATCCGTCGAGGTCGCCCGCAACCTCGTGGAGCAGCCCCGGGATCCCGCCAATAATGGGCCCAAGGACGGCGGCTCGGCGCAACGCGTGGGGCGTCTCCGCTGGGCCGAGGTTCTGGCCCGGTACGAGCTCTGGGACGACCTGCTCGGGGCAATCGAGTCACGCCAGATCGACTGGTCCGACCTCCCCGAAGAGGCGGCGCTGAAGGCGTATCATCTGGGCCTGGCTTATGCCGCCAAGGGGGATAAGGACAAGCTGGGCGCTCAGCTCAACGCCCTCATTGCAGCGACTCCCAAGCCGGATAAGCCCGCCGACGCCTCGAAAAAGGGTGAAGAACCCCGGAACTCGAACGCCCCACTCATCGCCGAGCTCGAAGGGCACCGGGCTCTGCTGAATGCCGATCTCAGCGCGGCCTTCGAGCGATTCGGCAAGGCCGGTCGGATGAGGCCCGAGTCCCTGGCAAGGGCCCAACTGGCCGCCCGAAATTTCGGCTTCGCCGAATCGACCGCCAAGAAAGCCGTCGAGAACAATCCGAGCCAGATCCCGCCCCTGGCCGCGCTCGTCGAGGTCTTGCATGCCTGCGGGAAGGAGCCAGAGGCCCGCGAGGCCTACCGTAAACTGACAGCACTGGCAAGAAACGCGGACAAGGAACTGCCTGTGATGTCGCGGCTAGCGACGTTCACGAAGGTGTGGGAAACCACGCCTCCCGGGGAGACGCAGGAGACCGGGCGAATCGACCTGACGACCCTCGGCCCACTTGGCTGGGAGCCGAATTCCGCGGCGCCGATCGAGCTTGCGGACACGTCAGGAGCGACCTGGTCGTTGTCCTCCCGCGCCGGTCGCAACGTGATCGTGCTCTTCTTCCTGGGCGGAAAGTGCCCGCATTGCATGCAGCAACTCCAACTCTTCGGCAAGGAGCTGGAGGCGTTCGGGAAGCTGAACACCGACATCGTGGCCGTCTCGACCGACGACGTTGAGGCGACACGAGCGCTGAAGACGAACGCGGAAGGGGTCAACTTCCCGATGCCGATCCTCTCGAATCCGTCGCTCGATCGATTCAAAGCCTACAAGGTTTTCGATGACTTCGAGGACGTGCCGCTGCACGGCACCTTCTTCATCGACGCGAAGGGGAAGGTCCGACACAGCCGCGTCTCCGCAGATCCGTTCCTCGACGTCGACTTCCTTAAAGGCGAGATCGAGCGGATCAATCGGATCCTGAAATTCGAGGCCGGTTCCCAGGCAGCTCGTTGA
- a CDS encoding YebC/PmpR family DNA-binding transcriptional regulator, producing the protein MAGHSHSANIAHRKGTVDAKRGKLFTKLCRAIYVAAKTGGGDPDMNLRLRYAIDKARSYSCPKENIERSVKKGTGEIGGENYDQVMYEGYGPGGVAVLCDVLTDNRNRTASELRKAFEVCGGNLGASGCVSYLFDYKGIFVVDDKAVAEDALMEIVLEAGADDLTHVEGYFEVTCDPKNFDVVRKAIEAAKIPLESAETSYLATTIVDLDADLGRRMLRLRDILDENEDVQNIYANDNIPESAMA; encoded by the coding sequence ATGGCAGGCCACTCTCACTCGGCGAATATTGCCCACCGCAAAGGGACCGTCGACGCCAAGCGCGGGAAGCTTTTCACCAAGCTGTGCCGGGCGATCTACGTCGCCGCCAAGACGGGCGGCGGCGACCCCGACATGAACCTGCGACTCCGCTACGCGATCGACAAGGCTCGCTCCTACTCCTGTCCCAAGGAGAACATCGAGCGATCGGTCAAGAAGGGGACGGGCGAGATTGGGGGCGAGAATTACGACCAGGTGATGTACGAGGGCTATGGTCCCGGTGGCGTGGCCGTCCTCTGTGACGTGCTGACCGACAACCGGAACCGGACCGCTAGCGAGCTGCGTAAAGCTTTCGAGGTCTGCGGCGGGAACCTGGGTGCCAGCGGTTGCGTCAGCTACCTGTTCGACTACAAGGGGATCTTCGTCGTCGACGACAAGGCCGTCGCAGAAGACGCCCTGATGGAGATCGTCCTCGAAGCGGGCGCCGACGACCTCACCCACGTCGAGGGCTATTTCGAGGTCACCTGCGACCCCAAGAATTTCGACGTGGTCCGCAAGGCCATCGAGGCGGCCAAGATCCCGCTGGAGTCGGCCGAGACAAGCTACCTGGCCACGACCATCGTCGATCTCGACGCCGACCTCGGCAGGAGGATGCTCCGCCTGCGTGACATCCTCGACGAGAACGAAGACGTTCAGAACATTTACGCCAACGACAACATCCCCGAATCCGCGATGGCCTGA